From a single Bradyrhizobium sediminis genomic region:
- the ptsP gene encoding phosphoenolpyruvate--protein phosphotransferase: protein MRSASGGPRVLLRRLRETMAEQVSAQERLDKIVVLIAANMVAEVCSTYVLRVDNTLELYATEGLNRDAVHRTVLSAHEGLVGLVASEATPLNLSDAQNHPAFSFRPETGEEIYHSFLGVPILRAGNTLGVLVVQNRAKRTYVEEEVEALQTTAMVLAEMIASGELAALAQPGAEPAARHSLHKTGAILSDGIALGHVVLHEPRVVITNYIAEDLPKEIKRLDTALAKLRADLDRMLERGDVAEGGEHRDVLEAYRMFANDHGWSHKLHEAVATGLTAEAAVERVQSDTRARMLRSTDPYLRDRLHDLEDLGHRLMRQLVGQDHAPSREQLPDNAILIARAMGPAALLDYDRKRLRGLVLEEGTANSHVSIVARALGIPAVGEIANAPGIADPGDAIIVDGTSGSIYVRPSAEIESAYAERVRFRARRQAQYSALRDRPCVTRDGQKVELMINAGLIIDLPHIDDTGSAGIGLFRTELQFMVGQSLPRSSDQLALYRAVLDAAGPKPVTFRTLDIGGDKALPYMETVVEENPALGWRAIRLGLDRPGLLRGQIRALLRAGGGRALRIMFPMISEVAEFDSAKGIVERELTYLRQHGHALPERIDVGTMVEVPALLYQLDELLKKVDFVSVGSNDLFQFLFAVDRGNAKVSERFDPLSAPILRALREIVRKANAAKKSASLCGEMASRPLGALALIALGYRSLSLSATAHGPVKALILDLDARKAEAVMTPLLDAPSGSVSIRQKLTEFAEAEGLSL, encoded by the coding sequence GCTGAGACGGCTCCGCGAAACTATGGCGGAGCAGGTCTCGGCCCAGGAACGCCTGGACAAGATCGTGGTGCTGATCGCCGCCAATATGGTGGCCGAGGTCTGCTCGACCTATGTGCTGCGCGTCGACAACACGCTGGAGCTCTATGCCACCGAGGGCCTCAACCGCGACGCCGTCCACAGGACCGTGCTGAGCGCCCATGAGGGCCTCGTCGGCCTCGTCGCCAGCGAGGCGACGCCGCTCAACCTGAGCGATGCGCAGAACCACCCGGCGTTCTCGTTCCGCCCGGAGACCGGCGAAGAAATCTACCATTCCTTCCTCGGCGTTCCGATCCTGCGCGCCGGCAACACGCTCGGCGTGCTGGTGGTGCAGAACCGCGCCAAGCGCACCTATGTCGAGGAAGAGGTCGAGGCGCTGCAGACCACCGCCATGGTGCTGGCGGAGATGATCGCGTCCGGCGAATTGGCGGCGCTGGCACAGCCCGGCGCCGAGCCCGCCGCGCGGCATTCCCTGCACAAGACCGGCGCGATCCTGTCCGACGGCATCGCGCTCGGCCACGTGGTACTGCACGAGCCGCGCGTCGTCATCACCAATTACATCGCCGAGGACCTGCCGAAGGAAATCAAGCGGCTCGACACCGCGCTGGCCAAGCTGCGCGCCGACCTCGACCGCATGCTGGAGCGCGGCGACGTCGCCGAAGGCGGCGAGCACCGCGACGTGCTGGAAGCCTACCGGATGTTCGCCAACGATCACGGCTGGTCGCACAAGCTGCATGAGGCGGTCGCTACCGGCCTGACCGCGGAGGCCGCCGTCGAGCGCGTGCAGTCCGATACCCGTGCGCGCATGCTGCGCTCAACCGATCCTTACTTGCGCGACCGCCTGCACGACCTCGAGGATCTCGGCCATCGCCTGATGCGGCAGCTGGTGGGGCAGGATCACGCGCCGTCCCGGGAACAATTGCCCGACAACGCCATCCTGATCGCGCGCGCGATGGGCCCGGCGGCCCTGCTCGACTACGACCGCAAGCGCCTGCGCGGACTGGTGCTGGAGGAAGGCACCGCCAATTCCCACGTCTCGATCGTGGCGCGCGCGCTCGGCATCCCCGCGGTCGGCGAGATCGCCAACGCGCCGGGGATCGCCGATCCCGGCGACGCCATCATCGTCGACGGCACCTCGGGCTCGATCTATGTCCGCCCGTCGGCCGAAATCGAATCGGCCTATGCGGAACGGGTGCGGTTTCGCGCCAGAAGGCAGGCGCAATATTCGGCGCTGCGCGACAGGCCCTGCGTGACCAGGGACGGCCAGAAGGTCGAACTCATGATCAATGCCGGCCTGATCATCGACCTGCCGCATATCGACGACACCGGCAGCGCCGGCATCGGGCTGTTCCGCACCGAATTGCAGTTCATGGTCGGCCAGAGCCTGCCACGCTCCAGCGACCAGCTGGCGCTGTACCGCGCGGTGCTGGACGCCGCAGGTCCGAAGCCGGTGACATTCCGCACCCTCGACATTGGCGGCGACAAGGCGCTGCCCTATATGGAGACCGTGGTCGAGGAAAATCCCGCACTCGGCTGGCGCGCGATCCGGCTCGGCCTCGATCGCCCCGGCCTGCTGCGCGGCCAGATCCGCGCGCTGCTGCGGGCCGGCGGTGGCCGCGCGCTGCGCATCATGTTCCCGATGATTTCCGAAGTCGCCGAATTCGATTCAGCCAAGGGCATCGTCGAGCGCGAACTGACCTACCTGCGCCAGCACGGCCACGCGCTGCCGGAACGCATCGACGTCGGCACCATGGTGGAAGTGCCGGCGCTGCTCTACCAGCTCGACGAACTCCTGAAAAAGGTCGATTTCGTCTCGGTCGGATCCAACGACCTGTTCCAGTTCCTGTTTGCCGTCGACCGCGGCAATGCCAAGGTGTCCGAGCGGTTCGACCCCTTGTCCGCGCCGATCCTGCGGGCGCTGCGCGAGATCGTACGCAAGGCCAATGCGGCGAAGAAATCCGCCTCGCTGTGCGGCGAGATGGCGTCCAGGCCGCTCGGCGCGCTGGCCTTGATCGCCCTGGGCTACCGCTCGCTGTCGCTGTCGGCCACCGCGCACGGCCCGGTCAAGGCGCTGATCCTCGACCTCGACGCCAGGAAGGCCGAAGCCGTGATGACGCCGCTGCTCGACGCGCCGTCCGGCAGCGTGTCGATCCGCCAGAAGCTGACGGAATTTGCCGAGGCCGAGGGGCTGTCGTTGTAG
- the prfA gene encoding peptide chain release factor 1, with product MSMLPEAKLDILLAHHASLEAQLLGQLNSEAYVKITRELAELNPLIDAVKAYRAADREIADIEALISDPATEPEMRSMAEAERETLSLRVLELAQQIRVALLPKDAMDDRNVVLEIRAGTGGDEAALFAGDLFRMYERFAALQGWKVEVISASEGTMGGYKEIIAEVKGRGAFAKLKFESGVHRVQRVPDTETQGRIHTSAATVAVLPEVEEVDVDIKSDDLKIDTMRAQGAGGQHVNKTESAIRITHIPTGIVVMMQDSRSQHKNRASAMNILRSRIYDAEQQRINATRAADRREKVGSGDRSERIRTYNFPQGRVTDHRINLTLYKLPQVIAGEALGELVDALTTEHQAAQLAAQGAAA from the coding sequence ATGTCGATGCTCCCCGAAGCCAAACTTGATATTCTGCTGGCGCACCACGCCTCCCTCGAGGCGCAGTTGCTCGGCCAGCTGAACTCGGAAGCCTACGTCAAGATCACGCGCGAACTCGCCGAACTCAATCCGCTGATCGACGCGGTGAAAGCCTACCGCGCCGCCGACAGGGAAATCGCCGATATCGAGGCGCTGATATCGGATCCCGCAACCGAACCGGAGATGCGCAGCATGGCGGAGGCCGAGCGTGAAACGCTTAGCCTCCGCGTGCTCGAACTGGCGCAGCAGATCCGCGTGGCGCTGTTGCCAAAGGACGCCATGGACGACCGCAACGTGGTGCTGGAAATCCGCGCCGGCACCGGCGGCGACGAGGCCGCATTGTTCGCGGGCGACCTGTTCCGGATGTATGAGCGGTTCGCGGCCCTGCAGGGCTGGAAGGTCGAGGTGATCTCCGCCAGCGAAGGCACCATGGGCGGCTACAAGGAAATCATCGCCGAGGTGAAGGGCCGCGGCGCATTCGCCAAACTGAAATTCGAATCCGGCGTGCACCGGGTGCAGCGGGTGCCCGATACCGAGACGCAGGGCCGCATCCACACTTCGGCGGCGACGGTAGCGGTGCTGCCGGAGGTCGAGGAGGTCGACGTCGACATCAAGAGCGACGATCTGAAGATCGACACCATGCGCGCGCAGGGCGCCGGCGGCCAGCACGTCAACAAGACGGAATCCGCGATCCGCATCACCCACATTCCGACCGGGATCGTGGTGATGATGCAGGACAGCCGTTCGCAGCACAAGAACCGGGCGTCGGCGATGAACATCCTGCGCTCCCGCATCTACGACGCCGAGCAGCAGCGCATCAACGCGACCCGCGCGGCGGACCGCCGCGAGAAGGTCGGGTCCGGCGACCGCTCCGAGCGCATCCGCACCTATAATTTCCCGCAAGGCCGCGTCACCGATCACCGCATCAATCTCACGCTCTACAAACTCCCGCAGGTGATCGCGGGCGAAGCGCTCGGCGAGCTGGTCGACGCACTGACGACGGAGCATCAGGCGGCGCAGCTCGCCGCCCAGGGCGCCGCCGCGTGA
- the prmC gene encoding peptide chain release factor N(5)-glutamine methyltransferase — MTDPFAGQTVEIARRALTARLKAGGIDSAELDARTLAGAVLGLDLTGLITAAGRLLTPAESIRLEDFARRRLDGEPVARILGTREFWGLPLTLSAATLVPRPDTETVVELALEMLRGTPRRDRRPRIADIGTGSGAILLALLSELSDADGIGTDISVTALQTARANAANLGLAGRAGFVACDYAAALSGPFDLIVSNPPYIRSADIAGLAAEVRDYDPLRALDGGPDGLDAYRALIPQAARLLAPKGALVVEVGQGQDGDVGGLMTAAGLTAEKPARADLAGIRRAVAGRKMPS; from the coding sequence ATGACCGATCCCTTCGCCGGCCAAACCGTCGAGATCGCGCGGCGCGCGTTGACCGCCCGGCTCAAGGCCGGCGGCATCGACTCCGCCGAACTCGACGCGCGGACGCTGGCCGGTGCAGTGCTCGGTCTCGATCTCACCGGCCTGATCACGGCCGCCGGCCGGCTTCTGACGCCGGCCGAATCGATTCGTCTCGAGGATTTTGCGCGCCGCCGCCTCGATGGCGAGCCGGTCGCGCGCATTCTCGGAACCAGGGAGTTCTGGGGACTGCCGCTCACCCTCTCGGCCGCGACGCTGGTGCCGAGGCCCGACACCGAAACCGTGGTCGAACTGGCGCTGGAGATGCTGCGCGGAACGCCGCGGCGGGATCGCCGGCCGCGGATCGCCGACATCGGCACCGGTTCCGGCGCGATTCTGCTGGCGCTGTTATCCGAACTGTCAGACGCAGATGGGATAGGCACCGACATCAGCGTGACGGCGCTGCAGACGGCGCGCGCCAACGCCGCCAATCTCGGGCTTGCCGGCCGTGCCGGCTTCGTGGCCTGCGATTATGCGGCGGCATTGTCAGGCCCGTTCGATCTGATCGTTTCGAATCCGCCCTACATCCGCTCGGCCGACATCGCCGGTCTCGCGGCCGAGGTCCGGGATTACGATCCGCTTCGCGCGCTCGACGGCGGCCCGGACGGACTTGACGCCTATCGCGCGCTCATCCCGCAGGCGGCGCGGCTGCTGGCGCCAAAGGGCGCACTCGTCGTGGAAGTGGGACAGGGCCAGGACGGCGACGTCGGGGGTCTGATGACCGCGGCCGGGTTAACTGCGGAGAAGCCTGCCAGGGCCGACCTGGCGGGTATCCGACGGGCCGTCGCCGGCCGGAAAATGCCGTCATAA
- a CDS encoding DUF4167 domain-containing protein, with translation MRNGQNQNKRMRNRSNQNRNDGGRRGQNPMTRVFESNGPDIKIRGTASHVAEKYVQLARDARSSGDPVAAENYYQHAEHYFRLIAAAQEQFRQNQPQPRTENEMPAAATDGDDDEGESFSHFGQEPGFVPAQPQPFVPRENPQRGDHQRDGQSYQPRDQHQPREHREHREHREHRPQPQFQPQPQPQPVIADSGGVDRLPSFITGPQPQISGGLGGFEGGERERFPRRRRRPHGPRPEGVAAPAAPSEDFNPGNE, from the coding sequence ATGAGAAACGGTCAGAACCAAAACAAGCGGATGCGCAATCGGAGCAATCAGAACCGAAATGATGGCGGCCGGCGCGGCCAGAACCCGATGACCCGGGTTTTCGAGTCCAACGGACCCGACATCAAGATCCGCGGCACCGCATCCCATGTCGCGGAAAAATACGTGCAGCTGGCGCGCGACGCGCGCTCTTCCGGCGACCCGGTAGCCGCCGAAAATTACTATCAGCACGCCGAACATTATTTCCGCCTGATCGCCGCCGCACAGGAACAGTTCCGGCAGAACCAGCCGCAGCCGCGCACCGAGAATGAAATGCCCGCCGCCGCCACCGACGGCGACGACGACGAGGGCGAGAGCTTTTCGCATTTCGGGCAGGAGCCCGGCTTCGTCCCGGCGCAGCCGCAGCCCTTCGTGCCGCGCGAGAATCCCCAGCGCGGCGACCACCAGCGCGACGGGCAATCCTATCAGCCGCGCGACCAGCATCAGCCTCGCGAACACCGCGAGCATCGCGAACATCGCGAACATCGTCCGCAACCGCAGTTCCAGCCGCAACCGCAACCGCAGCCGGTGATTGCCGACAGCGGCGGCGTCGACCGCCTGCCGTCGTTCATCACCGGACCGCAGCCGCAGATCAGCGGCGGCCTGGGCGGCTTCGAAGGCGGCGAGCGCGAACGCTTCCCGCGCCGGCGCCGCCGGCCGCACGGCCCGCGCCCCGAAGGGGTCGCCGCGCCTGCCGCGCCCAGCGAGGACTTCAATCCGGGGAATGAGTAA
- a CDS encoding class I SAM-dependent methyltransferase, whose amino-acid sequence MDVIDLRNFYSHRLGIVARRLINRGIHARWPNAQGQRVLGLGYPTPYLGLFREDSERCIAFMPAAQGVLKWPTARPTLATLVDELSLPLPDAAVDRILLVHALEMSDDPEGLLREVWRVLAPSGRMMAVIPNRRGVWTRTDNTPFGHGRPYSRSQITQLLRQTWFTPASWGEALFMPPVAGGWFLRSAMAWERVGAALSLPFAGVHIVEATKQVYRAIPAHRERTRLIPALEPALVPSSLQRDDSL is encoded by the coding sequence ATCGATGTCATTGATCTCCGCAATTTCTATTCGCACCGCCTCGGCATCGTGGCGCGGCGGCTGATCAACCGCGGCATTCATGCGCGCTGGCCCAACGCGCAGGGTCAGCGTGTGCTCGGTCTCGGCTATCCGACGCCCTATCTCGGTCTGTTCCGCGAGGATTCGGAGCGCTGCATCGCCTTCATGCCGGCGGCCCAGGGCGTGCTGAAATGGCCGACCGCGCGGCCGACGCTGGCAACGCTGGTCGATGAACTTTCGCTGCCGCTGCCGGATGCCGCCGTCGACCGCATCCTGCTGGTCCATGCGCTGGAAATGTCCGACGATCCCGAAGGCCTGTTGCGCGAGGTGTGGCGGGTGCTGGCGCCCTCGGGGCGGATGATGGCCGTCATTCCGAACCGCCGCGGGGTGTGGACACGCACCGACAACACTCCGTTCGGTCACGGCCGGCCCTATTCGCGCTCGCAGATCACGCAGTTGCTGCGGCAGACCTGGTTCACGCCGGCGTCCTGGGGCGAGGCGCTGTTCATGCCGCCGGTCGCCGGCGGCTGGTTCCTGCGTTCGGCGATGGCATGGGAGCGGGTCGGCGCGGCGCTGTCGCTGCCGTTTGCCGGCGTGCACATCGTGGAAGCCACCAAGCAGGTCTACCGCGCGATCCCGGCGCACCGCGAACGCACGCGGCTGATTCCGGCGCTGGAGCCGGCGCTGGTGCCGTCGTCACTGCAGCGGGACGATTCTTTGTAG
- the gloB gene encoding hydroxyacylglutathione hydrolase — MAAEIRLFTCLNDNFGYLIHDPATKATASIDAPEAAPIIKALEREGWTLTDILITHHHGDHVGGVAELKQKYGCRVVGPHDKSTKIANVDLRAGQGDVVKIGNLLARVLETPGHTLDHVSYVFDGEKALFAADTLFSIGCGRVFEGNYPMMWESLLKLRALPDDFKLYCGHEYTAANIKFALTVEPDNAALKARAEEVTRLRAANKPTVPTLLGDEKKANVFLRADEPSVAAGVRMKGRSAAEVFGELRERKNKS; from the coding sequence ATGGCCGCCGAAATTCGCCTGTTCACCTGCCTCAACGATAATTTCGGCTATCTGATCCACGACCCCGCGACCAAGGCCACCGCCTCGATCGACGCGCCGGAAGCCGCGCCCATCATCAAGGCGCTGGAGCGCGAAGGCTGGACGCTGACGGATATCCTGATCACCCATCATCACGGCGACCATGTCGGCGGCGTCGCCGAGCTGAAGCAGAAATACGGTTGCCGCGTGGTCGGCCCGCACGACAAGTCTACCAAAATCGCCAATGTCGACCTGCGCGCCGGCCAGGGCGATGTCGTCAAGATAGGAAATCTGCTGGCGCGGGTGCTGGAAACGCCGGGCCACACGCTCGACCACGTCAGCTATGTATTCGACGGCGAGAAGGCGCTGTTCGCCGCCGACACCCTGTTCTCGATCGGCTGCGGCCGGGTGTTCGAAGGCAACTATCCGATGATGTGGGAATCGCTGTTGAAGCTGCGCGCCTTGCCCGACGACTTCAAACTCTATTGCGGCCACGAATATACCGCCGCCAACATCAAATTTGCACTCACTGTCGAGCCCGACAATGCGGCGCTGAAGGCGCGCGCCGAGGAAGTGACGCGGCTGCGCGCCGCCAACAAGCCGACCGTCCCGACGCTGCTCGGCGACGAGAAGAAGGCCAACGTGTTCCTGCGCGCCGACGAACCGTCGGTCGCCGCCGGCGTGCGGATGAAGGGCAGGAGCGCCGCCGAAGTGTTCGGCGAATTGCGCGAACGCAAGAACAAATCCTGA
- a CDS encoding cupin domain-containing protein, whose amino-acid sequence MPTAAEIVARLELKPHPEGGHYRETFRDSRVDADGRSASTAIYFLLARGERSHWHRIDAVETWHYYAGHALTLQIADDADWRTVRLGSDLAAGELPQVVVPAQAWQSAESAGDWTLVGCTVAPGFDFAAFELAPKGWMPPG is encoded by the coding sequence CTGCCGACCGCCGCCGAAATCGTCGCGCGGCTCGAATTGAAGCCGCACCCCGAGGGCGGGCACTATCGCGAGACCTTTCGCGATAGCCGCGTCGACGCCGACGGGCGATCCGCATCCACCGCGATCTATTTCCTGCTGGCGCGCGGCGAACGCTCGCACTGGCACCGCATCGACGCGGTCGAGACCTGGCATTATTACGCCGGCCACGCACTAACCCTGCAGATCGCCGACGATGCGGATTGGCGCACCGTCCGGCTCGGCTCCGATCTCGCCGCCGGCGAGCTGCCGCAGGTGGTGGTGCCGGCGCAGGCGTGGCAATCGGCCGAAAGCGCCGGCGACTGGACGCTGGTTGGATGCACCGTCGCGCCCGGATTCGATTTTGCAGCCTTCGAACTGGCGCCGAAGGGTTGGATGCCTCCGGGCTAG
- the yddG gene encoding aromatic amino acid exporter YddG, which yields MTPRTATLIGLTAILMWSLLAVLTVATGKIPAFQLAAMTFAVGALVGALTWIGRPEAMRALRQPSTAWLVGIGGLFGYHALYFLALRFAPPAEAGLLNYLWPLLIVVFSAVLPGERLLPHHIIGALLGLAGTVLLFVGNSSVDFAPGQLPGLIAALVAAFVWAAYSVMSRKLKAVPTDAVAGFCAATALLAAAVHGLVEVTVWPDTLAQWMAIAALGVGPVGAAFYAWDIGMKRGDIRVLGAASYATPLLSTAFLILAGFARPSANIAVAAILIAGGGLIAAKDMFARRR from the coding sequence ATGACCCCACGCACCGCTACCCTGATCGGACTGACTGCAATCCTGATGTGGTCGCTGCTCGCCGTGCTGACGGTGGCGACCGGAAAGATTCCGGCGTTCCAGCTCGCCGCCATGACGTTTGCGGTCGGCGCGCTGGTGGGAGCGCTGACCTGGATCGGGCGGCCGGAAGCGATGCGCGCGCTGCGGCAACCGTCCACGGCCTGGCTCGTCGGGATCGGCGGCCTGTTCGGCTACCACGCGCTGTATTTCCTGGCGCTGCGCTTTGCGCCGCCGGCCGAAGCGGGTCTGCTGAATTATCTGTGGCCTCTCCTGATCGTGGTGTTTTCCGCCGTCCTCCCCGGCGAACGGCTGTTGCCGCATCACATCATCGGTGCCTTGCTAGGCCTTGCCGGCACGGTGCTGCTGTTTGTCGGAAACAGCAGCGTCGATTTCGCGCCCGGCCAACTGCCCGGCCTGATCGCGGCCCTCGTCGCGGCCTTCGTGTGGGCGGCCTATTCGGTGATGTCGCGCAAGCTCAAGGCGGTGCCGACCGATGCGGTGGCGGGTTTCTGCGCGGCGACCGCGCTGCTCGCGGCTGCGGTGCATGGGCTGGTCGAGGTCACGGTCTGGCCGGATACGTTGGCGCAGTGGATGGCGATCGCGGCGCTCGGCGTCGGCCCGGTCGGCGCTGCATTCTATGCCTGGGATATCGGGATGAAGCGCGGCGACATCCGCGTGCTGGGGGCGGCGTCCTATGCGACGCCGTTGCTCTCGACGGCGTTTCTGATCCTGGCGGGTTTTGCCCGGCCGAGTGCGAACATCGCCGTCGCCGCAATCCTGATCGCCGGCGGTGGTCTGATCGCGGCCAAGGACATGTTCGCGCGGCGACGTTAG
- the phbB gene encoding acetoacetyl-CoA reductase, which produces MARVALVTGGTRGIGAAISKALKAAGYKVAASYAGNDAAAEKFKAETGIPVYKWDVSSFDACTAGIKKVEAELGPVDVLVNNAGITKDGAFHKMTLEQWNAVINTNLGSLFNMTRPVIEGMRARKFGRVINISSINGQKGQFGQVNYSAAKAGDIGFTKALALENAKGGITVNAICPGYINTEMVQAVPKEVLEKNILPLIPTGRLGEPEEIARAVVFLAADEAGGITGSTLTVNGGQYMV; this is translated from the coding sequence ATGGCACGTGTTGCGTTGGTGACGGGGGGCACGCGGGGCATTGGCGCTGCGATCAGCAAGGCGCTGAAGGCTGCCGGTTACAAGGTGGCCGCCAGCTACGCCGGCAATGACGCGGCGGCGGAAAAATTCAAGGCCGAGACCGGAATCCCCGTCTACAAATGGGACGTCAGTTCCTTCGACGCCTGCACCGCCGGCATCAAGAAGGTCGAGGCCGAGCTCGGTCCGGTCGACGTGCTGGTCAACAATGCCGGCATCACCAAGGACGGCGCGTTCCACAAGATGACGTTGGAACAGTGGAACGCAGTCATCAACACCAATCTCGGCTCGCTGTTCAACATGACCCGCCCGGTGATCGAGGGCATGCGCGCCCGCAAATTCGGCCGCGTCATCAACATCTCCTCGATCAACGGCCAGAAGGGCCAGTTCGGCCAGGTCAATTATTCGGCCGCCAAGGCCGGCGACATCGGCTTCACCAAGGCGCTGGCGCTGGAGAATGCCAAGGGCGGCATCACCGTGAATGCGATCTGCCCGGGCTACATCAACACCGAGATGGTGCAGGCGGTGCCGAAGGAGGTTTTGGAGAAAAACATCCTGCCGCTGATCCCGACCGGCCGCCTCGGCGAGCCCGAGGAGATAGCCCGCGCCGTGGTGTTCCTCGCCGCCGACGAGGCCGGCGGCATCACAGGCTCGACGCTGACGGTCAACGGCGGCCAGTATATGGTGTGA
- a CDS encoding acetyl-CoA C-acetyltransferase — MSDDVVIVAAARTPVGSFNGAFATTPAHDLGAIAIKAALERAGIEPGRVSEVIMGQILTAAQGQNPARQASIAAGIPVESPAWGVNQLCGSGLRTVALGYQALLNGDSNIVVAGGQESMSMAPHAQYLRGGTKMGPVEFIDTMIRDGLWDAFNGYHMGNTAENVARQYQITRNQQDEFAVASQNKAEAAQKAGKFKDEIVPVTIKTRKGDIIVSDDEYPRHGATLEAMAKLKPAFEKDGTVTAGSASGINDGAAAVVLMTAKQAAKEGKKVLGRIVSWGQAGVDPKIMGTGPIPASRAALKKAGWNIGDLDLIEANEAFAAQACAVNKDLGWDTSKVNVNGGAIAIGHPVGASGARVLVTLLHEMQKRDAKKGLATLCIGGGMGIAMCIARD; from the coding sequence ATGTCAGACGATGTCGTCATCGTCGCCGCTGCCCGCACCCCGGTCGGTAGTTTCAACGGCGCCTTCGCCACCACGCCCGCGCACGATCTCGGCGCCATCGCCATCAAGGCCGCGCTGGAGCGCGCCGGGATCGAGCCAGGCCGCGTCTCCGAGGTCATCATGGGGCAGATCCTGACCGCGGCGCAGGGCCAGAACCCGGCCCGCCAGGCCTCGATCGCCGCCGGCATCCCGGTGGAAAGCCCGGCCTGGGGCGTCAATCAGCTTTGCGGCTCGGGCCTGCGCACGGTGGCGCTGGGCTATCAGGCGCTGCTCAACGGCGATTCCAACATCGTCGTCGCCGGCGGCCAGGAATCCATGAGCATGGCTCCCCACGCGCAGTATCTGCGCGGCGGCACCAAAATGGGCCCGGTCGAGTTCATCGACACCATGATCAGGGACGGCTTGTGGGACGCCTTCAACGGCTACCATATGGGCAATACCGCCGAGAACGTCGCCCGGCAGTACCAGATCACCCGCAACCAGCAGGACGAATTCGCCGTCGCTTCGCAGAACAAGGCCGAGGCCGCGCAGAAGGCCGGCAAGTTCAAGGACGAGATCGTCCCCGTCACCATCAAGACCCGCAAGGGCGACATCATCGTCAGCGATGACGAGTATCCCCGCCATGGCGCGACCCTCGAAGCGATGGCCAAGCTCAAGCCGGCGTTCGAGAAGGACGGCACCGTCACCGCCGGCAGCGCGTCGGGCATCAATGATGGCGCCGCCGCCGTGGTGCTGATGACCGCGAAGCAGGCGGCCAAGGAAGGCAAGAAGGTGCTGGGCCGCATCGTGTCGTGGGGCCAGGCCGGCGTCGATCCCAAGATCATGGGAACCGGCCCGATCCCGGCGTCGCGCGCCGCGTTGAAGAAGGCCGGCTGGAATATCGGCGACCTCGATCTGATCGAGGCCAACGAAGCGTTCGCGGCGCAGGCCTGCGCCGTCAACAAGGACCTCGGCTGGGATACCTCCAAGGTCAACGTCAATGGCGGCGCGATCGCGATCGGCCACCCGGTCGGCGCCTCCGGCGCGCGGGTGCTGGTGACGCTGCTGCACGAGATGCAGAAGCGCGACGCCAAGAAGGGCCTCGCCACGCTGTGCATCGGCGGCGGCATGGGCATCGCGATGTGCATCGCACGCGACTAA
- the phaR gene encoding polyhydroxyalkanoate synthesis repressor PhaR — protein sequence MAKSDQPTTIKKYANRRLYNTGTSTYVTLEDLAAMVKEGEDFLVYDAKTGDDITRSVLAQIIFEQENKAGQNLLPTTFLRQLIRFYGDSMQMVVPKYLEQSIDTLTREQEKFRKQLTNTFSGTPFAPLEEHVRRNMELFQQTFSMFKPFVPPRAGAAAEPEKAPEPAPDADNIDDLRRQMKDMQERLERMSKEPKKEEPKKEE from the coding sequence ATGGCGAAATCAGACCAACCCACCACCATCAAGAAATACGCGAACCGGCGGCTCTATAATACCGGCACCAGCACCTACGTGACGCTCGAGGATCTCGCAGCGATGGTGAAGGAGGGCGAGGACTTCCTCGTCTACGACGCCAAGACCGGCGACGACATTACCCGCTCGGTGCTGGCGCAGATCATTTTCGAGCAGGAAAACAAGGCCGGCCAGAACCTGCTGCCGACCACCTTCCTGCGGCAGCTGATCCGCTTCTACGGCGACAGCATGCAGATGGTGGTGCCGAAATATCTCGAACAGTCGATCGACACGCTGACCCGCGAGCAGGAAAAGTTCCGCAAGCAGCTGACCAACACCTTCTCGGGCACGCCCTTCGCACCGCTGGAAGAGCACGTCCGCCGCAACATGGAATTGTTTCAGCAGACCTTCTCGATGTTCAAGCCGTTCGTGCCGCCGCGCGCCGGGGCCGCAGCCGAGCCCGAGAAGGCGCCGGAGCCGGCGCCCGACGCAGACAATATCGACGACCTGCGCCGCCAGATGAAGGACATGCAGGAACGGCTCGAGCGGATGTCGAAAGAGCCGAAGAAGGAAGAGCCGAAGAAGGAAGAGTAG